One window of the Periophthalmus magnuspinnatus isolate fPerMag1 chromosome 6, fPerMag1.2.pri, whole genome shotgun sequence genome contains the following:
- the LOC117372694 gene encoding cyclin-dependent kinase inhibitor 1C-like — protein MSNVQLSSSALERLVARRTFPLQKRTSVCRNLFGSVDHDELHREMKDKLREISERDQERWNFNFEVNSPLDGVYEWKEVSVDETPAFYQDSVQNGRTRVPATPVKRRPVEEPVLPDTPRLMERLSAPESSAPCTTEVNQENRKDKLNSGKQALRRVPSVKRKRTDTTDHTHITDFFVKRKKVVDRKVADASSCHQSTKSPIPLEQTPRKRIR, from the exons ATGTCGAACGTGCAGTTGTCGAGCAGCGCCTTGGAGCGGCTGGTGGCCCGGCGGACCTTCCCTCTGCAGAAGCGCACCTCCGTTTGCCGAAACCTCTTCGGCTCCGTGGATCACGACGAGCTGCACCGGGAGATGAAGGACAAGCTCCGGGAGATCTCCGAGCGGGACCAAGAGCGCTGGAACTTTAACTTCGAGGTGAACTCCCCGCTGGATGGGGTCTACGAGTGGAAAGAGGTCTCCGTGGATGAGACACCAGCATTTTACCAAGACTCTGTCCAGAACGGCAGGACGCGAGTCCCGGCTACGCCCGTGAAGAGGAGGCCGGTGGAGGAGCCGGTGCTGCCTGACACCCCCCGCCTGATGGAGCGTCTGTCTGCTCCTGAAAGCAGCGCTCCTTGTACCACAGAGGTGAACCAGGAGAACCGCAAAGACAAGCTCAACTCAGGGAAGCAGGCGCTCAGACGCGTCCCCAGCGTCAAACGCAAGAGGACGGACACCACTGACCACACTCACATCACCG ACTTCTTCGTAAAACGCAAGAAGGTCGTGGACAGAAAAGTTGCTGATGCGAGCTCCTGCCACCAGTCCACCAAGTCCCCCATCCCGCTGGAGCAGACCCCAAGGAAAAGAATCCGCTGA